The following proteins are co-located in the Synechococcus sp. PROS-U-1 genome:
- the rsmH gene encoding 16S rRNA (cytosine(1402)-N(4))-methyltransferase RsmH, with protein MSPFSHVPVLADAVLDAARQIPRSEGLLIDATLGGGGHSALLLEQHPGLRLIGLDQDPTARAAAAVRLAPFGERISIVATNFADYVPPEPAVMVLADLGVSSPQLDVAERGFSFRLDGPLDMRMNSGGEGETAAELIDRLEENELADLIYGYGEERLSRRIARRIKADLKERGAYDGTAALAYAVAGCYPPKARRGRIHPATRTFQALRIAVNDELGVLDRLLQQAPDWLEPEGLLGIISFHSLEDRRVKTAFLRDERLQRITRKPVVATEQEEEANPRSRSAKWRVAQRLAAA; from the coding sequence GTGTCCCCCTTCAGCCATGTGCCGGTACTGGCCGATGCGGTGCTGGATGCGGCCCGGCAGATCCCGCGTTCGGAGGGCCTGTTGATCGACGCCACCCTCGGTGGCGGCGGCCATAGCGCCCTGTTGCTGGAACAGCATCCCGGCCTGCGCCTGATCGGTCTGGACCAGGACCCCACGGCCCGGGCAGCGGCAGCGGTGCGTTTGGCCCCCTTTGGCGAGCGCATCTCGATCGTGGCCACCAACTTTGCCGACTACGTGCCGCCGGAGCCCGCTGTGATGGTGCTGGCCGATCTTGGGGTGAGCAGCCCCCAGTTGGATGTGGCGGAGCGCGGCTTCAGTTTTCGTCTGGATGGTCCCTTGGACATGCGCATGAATTCCGGCGGTGAGGGAGAGACCGCTGCTGAGCTGATCGACCGCCTGGAAGAGAACGAGCTGGCGGATCTGATCTATGGCTATGGGGAGGAGCGGCTCTCCCGCCGCATCGCCCGACGGATCAAAGCCGACCTCAAGGAGAGAGGCGCCTATGACGGCACGGCGGCCTTGGCCTACGCCGTGGCCGGTTGTTACCCCCCCAAGGCGCGGCGGGGACGGATCCACCCCGCCACCCGCACCTTTCAGGCCCTGAGGATTGCGGTCAACGATGAGCTGGGCGTGCTGGATCGCTTGCTGCAGCAGGCCCCCGACTGGCTGGAGCCCGAGGGCCTGCTGGGGATCATCAGCTTCCATTCGCTGGAAGACCGCCGCGTCAAAACGGCTTTTTTGCGGGATGAGCGCCTGCAGCGGATCACCCGCAAGCCGGTGGTGGCCACCGAGCAGGAGGAAGAGGCCAATCCCCGCAGCCGCAGTGCCAAATGGCGCGTGGCCCAGCGCCTGGCTGCTGCTTAG
- a CDS encoding NAD(P)H-quinone oxidoreductase subunit H, translated as MTQLETRTEPMVVNFGPHHPSMHGVLRLVVTLDGEDVVDCEPVIGYLHRGMEKIAENRTNVMFVPYVSRMDYAAGMFYEAIVVNAPEKLADIPVPKRASYIRVLMLELNRIANHLLWLGPFLADVGAQTPFFYIFREREMIYDLWEAATGQRLINNNYFRIGGVAADLPWGWLEKCRDFCDWFGPKIDEYEKLITNNPIFRRRIEGLGTIEKQDAINWSLSGPMLRASGVPWDLRKVDHYECYDDFDWQVAWEKEGDCFARYRVRIEEMRQSLKILRQACDMIPGGPTENLEAKRLNEGKGSDAAGFDFQYVAKKVAPTFKIPNGELYTRLESGKGEIGVFIQGNNDVTPWRFKIRAADSNNLQILPHILKGHKVADIMAILGSIDVIMGSVDR; from the coding sequence ATGACGCAGCTGGAAACGCGCACGGAGCCCATGGTGGTGAACTTCGGGCCACACCACCCCTCGATGCACGGGGTGCTGCGGCTTGTGGTCACCCTTGATGGTGAGGATGTGGTCGACTGCGAACCGGTGATCGGTTACCTCCATCGCGGCATGGAGAAGATTGCGGAGAACCGCACGAACGTGATGTTCGTGCCCTACGTGAGCCGCATGGACTACGCGGCGGGGATGTTCTACGAGGCGATCGTGGTCAACGCCCCGGAGAAACTGGCGGACATCCCGGTGCCCAAACGGGCCAGCTACATCCGGGTGCTGATGTTGGAGCTCAACCGCATCGCCAACCATCTGCTCTGGCTTGGACCCTTCCTCGCAGACGTGGGGGCCCAGACACCGTTCTTCTACATCTTCCGCGAACGGGAGATGATTTATGACCTCTGGGAAGCCGCCACCGGCCAGCGGCTGATTAACAACAACTATTTCCGCATCGGAGGAGTTGCCGCTGACCTGCCCTGGGGCTGGCTGGAAAAATGCCGCGATTTCTGCGACTGGTTCGGCCCCAAGATCGATGAATACGAAAAGCTGATTACCAACAACCCGATTTTCCGGCGCCGGATTGAAGGCCTGGGAACGATCGAGAAGCAGGACGCTATCAACTGGAGCCTCTCCGGCCCGATGCTGCGCGCGTCCGGCGTGCCCTGGGATCTGCGTAAGGTCGATCACTACGAGTGCTACGACGACTTCGACTGGCAGGTGGCCTGGGAAAAAGAGGGCGACTGCTTTGCCCGCTACCGCGTGCGCATCGAAGAAATGCGCCAGTCGCTCAAGATCCTGCGCCAGGCCTGCGACATGATTCCAGGAGGCCCCACCGAAAACCTCGAGGCCAAGCGCCTCAACGAAGGCAAGGGAAGCGACGCCGCAGGTTTCGATTTCCAGTACGTGGCCAAGAAGGTGGCCCCCACCTTCAAGATCCCCAACGGCGAGCTCTACACCCGGCTGGAATCAGGCAAGGGCGAGATCGGCGTGTTCATCCAGGGCAACAACGACGTCACTCCCTGGCGCTTCAAGATCCGCGCTGCCGACAGCAATAACCTGCAGATCCTTCCCCACATCCTCAAGGGACACAAGGTGGCCGACATCATGGCCATCCTCGGTTCCATCGACGTGATCATGGGATCGGTCGATCGCTGA
- a CDS encoding thioesterase family protein codes for MTSAPWLELSRTVRFSDTDAAGVMHFQQLLGWCHQAWEESLECFGLPAGSIFPGGRGEQPSVALPVVHCHVDFRAPVQVGDKLLIRLAPERLDPSSFEVTSQVLLEEQLVACGCLRHVAIDANTRRRCALPDGVDRWLEASSLGRIQPL; via the coding sequence ATGACCTCTGCCCCCTGGCTGGAGCTGAGCCGGACGGTGCGCTTTAGCGACACCGACGCTGCAGGCGTGATGCACTTCCAGCAGCTGCTGGGCTGGTGCCACCAGGCCTGGGAAGAAAGCCTGGAATGCTTTGGCCTCCCGGCTGGTTCGATCTTCCCCGGCGGCCGCGGGGAGCAACCCAGCGTGGCCTTGCCGGTCGTGCACTGCCATGTCGATTTCCGCGCCCCGGTGCAGGTGGGCGACAAGCTGCTGATCCGCCTGGCACCGGAACGGCTCGATCCCAGCAGTTTTGAGGTAACCAGCCAGGTGCTGCTGGAGGAGCAGCTGGTCGCCTGCGGTTGCCTGCGGCATGTGGCCATCGACGCCAACACGCGTCGCCGCTGTGCCCTCCCCGATGGCGTGGACCGTTGGCTGGAAGCGTCAAGCCTTGGCCGAATCCAACCGCTCTAA
- a CDS encoding response regulator transcription factor: protein MSDAPTPTAESAEAVAPPPRLLLVDDEPGLRTAVQAYLEDEGFDVTTAVDGEEGFAKAQQMLPDVVISDVMMPRLDGYGLLKKLRADERLGGTPVIFLTAKGMTADRTQGYLAGVDDYIPKPFDPDELVARVRNVAQRQQRLLQEAARFADTDMGQMAKQITEIRSLLAQAEALPSTEPVVHSFTPREASVLQLVAEGLMNKEIARQLETSIRNVEKYVSRLFNKTGTSSRTELVRYALEHRLVT from the coding sequence ATGAGCGACGCGCCCACTCCCACCGCTGAATCCGCCGAGGCCGTGGCGCCGCCCCCGCGTCTGTTGTTGGTGGACGATGAGCCGGGCCTGCGCACGGCGGTGCAGGCTTACCTCGAGGACGAGGGCTTCGACGTCACCACCGCCGTGGATGGGGAAGAAGGGTTCGCCAAGGCTCAGCAGATGCTGCCGGATGTGGTGATCAGCGACGTGATGATGCCGCGGCTGGATGGTTATGGGCTGCTGAAGAAACTGCGGGCGGATGAACGGCTCGGCGGTACACCAGTGATCTTTCTCACCGCTAAGGGAATGACCGCCGATCGCACCCAGGGTTATCTGGCTGGGGTGGATGACTACATTCCCAAGCCGTTCGATCCCGATGAGCTGGTCGCCAGGGTGCGCAACGTGGCCCAGCGTCAGCAACGGCTGTTGCAGGAAGCGGCGCGCTTCGCGGATACCGATATGGGCCAGATGGCCAAGCAGATCACTGAGATCCGCTCGCTGCTGGCCCAGGCCGAAGCGCTGCCGTCCACTGAGCCGGTGGTGCACAGCTTCACGCCGCGGGAGGCGAGCGTGCTGCAGCTGGTGGCCGAAGGCCTGATGAACAAAGAAATTGCCCGCCAGCTGGAGACGTCAATTCGCAATGTCGAGAAATACGTGAGCCGGCTGTTCAATAAAACCGGCACCTCCAGTCGCACGGAACTGGTGCGTTATGCCCTGGAGCATCGCCTGGTCACTTGA
- a CDS encoding RNA pseudouridine synthase, producing the protein MKPAALNDGWTYRDQVPTSDAGLLVSDWLADRYRHSDGVMWRQRIVAGELDWNGVVLREDRALQGGETLCWHRPPWWEEAIPDQWETIHDDGDLLVINKPSGLPVMPGGGFLRHTLTSLLKPTGARPVHRLGRFTSGLQVCARTPQTRALWSKQFRPDGGCRKVYQAWSQRVPGLELGQCLTVSSDVVERPHPLLGWIWGPEPLEEVPIRNRLSAHSELKLLERTADGDRLQVTISTGRPHQIRIHLAQLGSPLLGDPLYLSNREIAATATPGDGGYRLHAWRLSGPPHLGETTLQVDPPSEGDQALRNSIKREK; encoded by the coding sequence TTGAAGCCGGCTGCTCTGAACGACGGCTGGACCTACCGCGATCAGGTGCCGACTTCCGATGCCGGTCTGTTGGTGAGTGATTGGCTGGCCGATCGCTACCGCCACTCCGATGGGGTGATGTGGCGCCAGCGAATTGTGGCGGGTGAGCTGGATTGGAACGGAGTGGTTCTCAGAGAGGACCGAGCGCTGCAGGGTGGGGAGACTCTCTGCTGGCACCGGCCGCCCTGGTGGGAGGAGGCGATCCCTGATCAATGGGAGACGATCCACGACGACGGCGACCTGCTGGTGATCAACAAGCCCTCGGGGTTGCCGGTGATGCCCGGTGGTGGCTTCCTGCGCCATACGCTCACCTCCTTGCTGAAACCCACCGGCGCGCGGCCGGTGCACCGCTTGGGGCGCTTCACCTCCGGCCTGCAGGTGTGTGCCCGCACGCCGCAGACCCGCGCCCTTTGGTCGAAGCAATTCCGGCCGGATGGGGGGTGCCGCAAGGTGTACCAGGCCTGGAGTCAGCGGGTGCCGGGGTTGGAGTTGGGACAGTGTTTGACGGTGAGCAGTGATGTGGTGGAACGGCCGCATCCGCTTCTGGGTTGGATCTGGGGGCCGGAGCCGCTGGAGGAGGTGCCAATCCGCAATCGGCTCTCAGCTCATTCCGAACTGAAGCTTTTGGAGCGCACGGCCGATGGCGATCGCTTGCAGGTGACGATCAGCACCGGCCGGCCGCATCAGATCCGCATCCACCTGGCGCAGCTGGGCAGTCCGCTGCTGGGGGATCCGCTATATCTCAGCAATCGCGAGATTGCCGCAACCGCAACCCCCGGGGATGGGGGCTATCGGTTGCATGCCTGGCGGCTTTCGGGTCCCCCTCACTTGGGGGAGACAACACTGCAGGTGGATCCCCCAAGTGAGGGAGATCAGGCCTTGCGGAACTCGATCAAGCGCGAGAAGTAA
- a CDS encoding cysteine desulfurase family protein, which translates to MAPFWSAEWGNASSRQHRLGLSASAAVKLARRQLAEALGVTPERLVFTSGATEANNLALLGHARALGSGHLISVATEHHAVLDPLKQLQREGFSVTLLNPGPDGLITPAQLEAAITLKTRLVSVMAANNEIGVLQPLEQLGAVCRAHGITLHSDGAQAFGTLPLNPDALGVDLLSLSAHKLYGPKGIGALVLREGIAIEPLQWGGGQEAGLRAGTLPTALIVGFAAAARLAMQEQEQRNDRLEHLRNQLWEGLQQGLPGVLLNGALQPRLPHNLNISLPGVNGSRLHRALRPQLACSSGSACSNGAPSHVLQAIGRSRAEAEASLRLSLGRDTRDAEVEQAIGVISDAVAAAKG; encoded by the coding sequence ATGGCGCCCTTCTGGAGTGCGGAATGGGGCAATGCGTCCAGCCGTCAGCATCGGCTCGGCCTCAGCGCCTCTGCAGCTGTGAAGTTGGCGCGGCGGCAGCTGGCGGAGGCTCTGGGGGTGACCCCGGAACGGCTGGTGTTCACCAGCGGTGCCACGGAAGCCAACAACCTGGCCCTGCTGGGCCATGCCCGCGCCCTGGGCAGCGGCCATCTGATCAGCGTGGCCACCGAGCACCACGCTGTGCTCGATCCCCTGAAGCAACTACAGCGGGAAGGGTTCAGCGTCACCCTGCTGAACCCAGGTCCCGATGGTCTGATCACCCCTGCGCAACTGGAGGCGGCGATCACCCTCAAGACGCGGCTGGTGAGCGTGATGGCGGCCAACAACGAAATCGGCGTGCTCCAGCCGCTGGAGCAGCTGGGAGCTGTCTGCCGGGCCCATGGCATCACCCTGCACAGCGATGGGGCCCAGGCCTTCGGGACGCTGCCGCTGAACCCCGACGCCCTTGGGGTTGACCTGCTCAGCCTCAGTGCCCACAAGCTCTATGGGCCCAAGGGGATCGGCGCCCTGGTGCTGCGGGAGGGCATCGCCATCGAACCGCTGCAGTGGGGAGGCGGCCAGGAGGCGGGACTGCGTGCCGGCACCCTGCCCACCGCCTTGATCGTGGGCTTTGCCGCAGCAGCCCGCCTGGCAATGCAGGAGCAGGAGCAGCGCAACGACCGGCTTGAGCACTTACGCAATCAGCTTTGGGAGGGCCTGCAGCAGGGCCTCCCCGGCGTGCTGCTCAATGGAGCCCTTCAGCCGCGTCTGCCCCACAACCTCAATATCAGCCTGCCCGGGGTGAACGGCAGCCGCCTGCACCGGGCCCTGCGCCCACAACTGGCCTGCAGCAGTGGCTCCGCTTGCAGCAACGGAGCGCCATCCCACGTACTCCAGGCGATCGGTCGCTCGCGCGCTGAAGCCGAAGCCTCCCTGCGCCTCAGCCTGGGACGCGACACCAGAGACGCCGAGGTGGAACAGGCCATCGGCGTGATCTCCGACGCCGTTGCTGCCGCCAAGGGTTGA
- a CDS encoding DUF2752 domain-containing protein, whose translation MSLTGALWLKGVHPGLPGLSCPLRALTGVPCPTCFLTRATGAALSGDLSGSLQWHLFGPITALGLVLWCALALHQRRLIPKGVPLWPIPWIGGGLIGYWLLRLGTNSWPSG comes from the coding sequence GTGTCCCTGACCGGTGCGTTGTGGCTCAAGGGAGTGCATCCAGGCCTTCCTGGCCTGAGCTGCCCGCTCCGTGCCCTCACGGGCGTGCCCTGCCCCACCTGCTTTCTGACCCGAGCGACAGGAGCAGCTCTTTCGGGTGATCTGAGCGGATCACTGCAATGGCATCTCTTCGGCCCCATCACTGCCCTGGGGCTGGTGCTCTGGTGCGCTCTAGCCCTCCACCAACGCCGTCTGATCCCGAAGGGGGTGCCCCTCTGGCCCATTCCCTGGATTGGTGGAGGGTTGATCGGCTATTGGCTGTTGCGGCTGGGCACCAACAGCTGGCCCAGCGGCTGA